A portion of the Bubalus kerabau isolate K-KA32 ecotype Philippines breed swamp buffalo chromosome 1, PCC_UOA_SB_1v2, whole genome shotgun sequence genome contains these proteins:
- the MTERF2 gene encoding transcription termination factor 2, mitochondrial, with the protein MLWKLLMRSQPCRLCSFREMLSAPKYRPFLASFTCTTDSQSTKENKKTVEKLFKLSVDIRKIQRLKGWVLLEDETYVEEIANILQQLGASETAVASILERCPEAIICSPTAVNTQRELWQLVCKNEEELVKLIEQFPESFFTVKDQENRKLNIQFFQELGLKNVVISRFLTTASNIFHNPIEKNKQMIKILQESYLNLGGSKANMKVWLLKLLSQNPFILLNSSAAIKETLEFFQKQGFTNFEILQLLSKLKGFLFQLCPRSIQTSMSFSKNAFKCTDHDLKQLVLKCPALLYYSVPVLEERIQGLLKEGVSIAQIRETPMVLELTPQIVQYRIRKLNSLGYGIKDGHLANINGTKKEFEANFGKIQAKKRRPLFNPVAPLNVEE; encoded by the coding sequence ATGTTGTGGAAGTTGCTGATGAGATCCCAGCCCTGCAGACTCTGTTCTTTCCGAGAAATGCTATCAGCTCCAAAATACAGACCTTTTCTAGCATCCTTCACCTGTACAACTGATAGTCAGTCAacgaaagaaaataaaaagacagtagAAAAGCTCTTTAAATTGTCAGTTGACATCAGGAAAATTCAAAGATTAAAAGGCTGGGTACTTCTGGAGGATGAAACCTATGTTGAAgaaattgcaaatattttacaACAGCTGGGTGCCAGTGAGACTGCTGTAGCCAGTATCTTGGAACGCTGCCCAGAAGCAATTATCTGCAGTCCAACTGCTGTCAACACCCAAAGAGAACTTTGGCAATTGGTCTGTAAAAACGAGGAAGAGTTAGTCAAGTTAATAGAACAGTTTCCAGAATCTTTCTTTACTGTTAAAGACCAGGAAAACCGGAAGCTGAATATTCAGTTCTTTCAAGAGTTGGGACTCAAAAATGTGGTCATTAGCAGATTTTTGACTACTGCATCTAATATTTTTCATAATCCTATTGAGAAGAATAAGCAAATGATAAAGATTCTCCAGGAGAGTTATCTAAATTTAGGTGGGTCCAAGGCCAACATGAAAGTTTGGCTTCTAAAATTGTTAAGCCAAAAcccatttattttgttaaattcttCTGCAGCTATAAAGGAAACACTAGAATTTTTCCAGAAGCAGGGTTTCACAAACTTTGAAATTCTCCAGCTTCTCTCCAAACTCAAAGGATTTCTTTTTCAGCTTTGCCCAAGAAGTATACAGACCAGTATGTCTTTctctaaaaatgcttttaaatgtaCTGATCATGACCTGAAGCAATTGGTTTTGAAATGTCCTGCCCTTTTGTATTACTCTGTTCCAGTTTTGGAGGAGAGAATTCAGGGATTATTGAAAGAAGGAGTTTCCATAGctcagataagagagacaccaATGGTTCTTGAATTAACACCACAAATAGTACAATACAggataaggaaactgaattcCTTAGGCTATGGAATAAAGGATGGACATCTAGCAAATATAAATggaacaaaaaaagaatttgaggCTAACTTTGGTAAAATTCAGGCCAAAAAAAGAAGGCCATTATTTAACCCTGTGGCACCATTAAATGTTGAAGAGTAA